In a single window of the Micromonospora inositola genome:
- a CDS encoding SRPBCC family protein: MEKVIDAPPQQVFDVLADGWTYSDWVVGTAHVRDVDDTWPRVGSRLHHRAGPWPLSLQDTSTVLACEPPRKLVIKAGLWPAGEATVVFTLDPVGDDATRVRIGEDFAAGPLRWVRNRLNDLVLHLRNKETLNRLSDIATRQKADR, from the coding sequence GTGGAGAAAGTGATCGACGCGCCCCCGCAGCAGGTCTTCGATGTGCTGGCCGACGGGTGGACGTACAGCGACTGGGTGGTCGGCACCGCGCACGTGCGGGACGTGGACGACACCTGGCCCCGGGTGGGCAGCCGGTTGCACCACCGGGCCGGACCGTGGCCGCTCTCCCTGCAGGACACCTCCACCGTGCTGGCCTGCGAGCCGCCGCGCAAGCTCGTCATCAAGGCGGGGCTCTGGCCGGCCGGCGAGGCGACCGTGGTCTTCACCCTGGACCCGGTGGGCGACGACGCCACCCGGGTCCGGATCGGCGAGGACTTCGCCGCCGGGCCGCTGCGCTGGGTGCGCAACAGGCTCAACGACCTGGTGCTGCACCTGCGCAACAAGGAGACGCTGAACCGGCTCTCCGACATCGCCACCCGGCAGAAGGCGGACCGATGA